Proteins encoded by one window of Enterobacter hormaechei subsp. xiangfangensis:
- the ilvM gene encoding acetolactate synthase 2 small subunit translates to MMQHQVAVQARFNPETLERVLRVVRHRGFQICSMNMETATDAQNISIELTVASPRPVDLLFSQLSKLVDVAHVAICQSTTTSQQIRA, encoded by the coding sequence ATGATGCAACATCAGGTCGCCGTGCAGGCTCGCTTCAACCCGGAAACGTTAGAACGCGTTTTGCGCGTGGTTCGCCACCGTGGCTTTCAGATTTGCTCTATGAATATGGAAACGGCTACCGACGCACAGAACATCAGTATCGAATTAACCGTTGCCAGCCCGCGGCCGGTCGACTTACTGTTTAGTCAGTTATCAAAACTGGTAGACGTTGCCCATGTTGCCATCTGCCAGAGCACAACCACATCACAACAAATCCGCGCTTAA
- the ilvG gene encoding acetolactate synthase 2 catalytic subunit, whose protein sequence is MNGAQWVVHALRAQGVETVFGYPGGAIMPIYDALYDGGVEHLLCRHEQGAAMAAIGYARATGKTGVCMATSGPGATNLITGLADALLDSVPIVAITGQVASPFIGTDAFQEVDVLGLSLACTKHSFLVQSLEELPRVMAEAFEVASSGRPGPVLVDIPKDIQVALGDLEPHFSTVKSDDAFPHAEVEEARQMMVQAKQPMLYVGGGVGMAQAVPALREFIAATQMPATCTLKGLGAVDADYPYYLGMLGMHGTKAANLAVQECDLLIAVGARFDDRVTGKLNTFAPNAKVIHMDIDPAEMNKLRQAHVALQGDLNALLPALEQPLDINPWRQHTADMRAEHAWRYDHPGEAIYAPLLLKQLSDRKPADSVVTTDVGQHQMWSAQHMTYTRPENFITSSGLGTMGFGLPAAVGAQVARPNDTVICISGDGSFMMNVQELGTVKRKQLPLKIVLLDNQRLGMVRQWQQLFFQERYSETTLTDNPDFLTLASAFGIPGQHITRKDQVEAALDTMLSSEGPYLLHVSIDELENVWPLVPPGASNSQMLEKLS, encoded by the coding sequence ATGAATGGGGCACAGTGGGTAGTACATGCGTTGCGCGCGCAGGGAGTCGAGACAGTATTCGGTTATCCGGGTGGCGCAATTATGCCGATTTACGATGCACTGTATGACGGCGGCGTGGAGCACCTGTTGTGCCGACACGAGCAGGGCGCAGCGATGGCCGCCATCGGTTATGCCCGTGCCACCGGTAAAACCGGTGTCTGTATGGCGACCTCAGGTCCGGGCGCAACGAACCTGATCACCGGTCTTGCTGATGCACTGCTGGATTCTGTTCCCATTGTTGCCATCACCGGACAGGTTGCCTCTCCGTTCATCGGCACCGATGCCTTCCAGGAAGTGGATGTGCTCGGTTTATCGCTGGCCTGCACCAAACACAGCTTCCTCGTTCAGTCTCTTGAAGAGCTGCCGCGGGTGATGGCCGAAGCGTTCGAGGTTGCCAGCTCTGGCCGTCCTGGCCCGGTTCTGGTTGATATCCCGAAAGATATCCAGGTTGCACTCGGCGATCTGGAACCGCATTTCTCTACCGTGAAAAGCGATGATGCATTCCCGCATGCAGAGGTGGAAGAGGCGCGTCAGATGATGGTGCAGGCCAAACAACCGATGCTGTACGTTGGTGGTGGCGTAGGTATGGCGCAGGCGGTTCCTGCCCTGCGCGAATTTATCGCGGCAACGCAAATGCCTGCCACCTGCACGCTGAAAGGGTTGGGGGCGGTAGATGCTGATTACCCCTACTATCTGGGCATGCTGGGGATGCATGGTACCAAAGCGGCAAACCTGGCGGTGCAGGAGTGTGACCTGCTCATCGCCGTCGGCGCCCGTTTTGACGACCGCGTCACCGGCAAACTGAACACCTTCGCGCCAAACGCCAAAGTGATCCATATGGACATCGACCCGGCGGAGATGAACAAACTGCGTCAGGCGCATGTCGCGTTGCAGGGCGATCTTAACGCGCTGTTACCGGCCCTGGAGCAGCCGCTGGATATTAACCCATGGCGTCAGCACACCGCCGATATGCGCGCTGAACACGCCTGGCGTTACGACCACCCCGGCGAGGCCATCTACGCGCCGCTGCTATTGAAGCAGTTGTCCGACCGTAAGCCCGCCGACAGCGTGGTGACGACCGATGTCGGCCAGCATCAGATGTGGTCTGCCCAGCACATGACCTACACCCGTCCGGAAAACTTCATCACGTCCAGCGGGTTAGGGACGATGGGCTTCGGTCTGCCAGCCGCCGTTGGTGCACAGGTTGCCCGCCCGAACGATACCGTTATCTGTATCTCCGGTGACGGCTCCTTCATGATGAACGTTCAGGAGCTCGGCACCGTGAAGCGCAAGCAGTTACCGCTGAAGATCGTGTTGCTCGATAACCAGCGTTTAGGGATGGTTCGCCAGTGGCAACAGCTGTTCTTCCAGGAACGTTACAGTGAAACCACCCTGACCGATAACCCCGATTTCCTCACCCTGGCCAGCGCCTTCGGCATTCCTGGCCAGCACATCACCCGTAAAGACCAGGTTGAAGCGGCACTCGACACCATGCTGTCAAGCGAAGGGCCATACCTGCTTCATGTCTCAATCGATGAGCTTGAGAACGTCTGGCCGTTGGTACCGCCCGGTGCCAGTAACTCACAAATGCTGGAGAAATTATCATGA
- the ilvD gene encoding dihydroxy-acid dehydratase, translating into MPKYRSATTTHGRNMAGARALWRATGMTDADFGKPIIAVVNSFTQFVPGHVHLRDLGKLVAEQIEASGGVAKEFNTIAVDDGIAMGHGGMLYSLPSRELIADSVEYMVNAHCADAMVCISNCDKITPGMLMASLRLNIPVIFVSGGPMEAGKTKLSDKIIKLDLVDAMIQGADPKVSDEQSDQVERSACPTCGSCSGMFTANSMNCLTEALGLSQPGNGSLLATHADRKQLFLNAGKRIVELTKRYYEQDDASALPRNIASKAAFENAMTLDIAMGGSTNTVLHLLAAAQEAEIDFTMSDIDKLSRKVPQLCKVAPSTQKYHMEDVHRAGGVIGILGELDRAGLLNRDVKNVLGLTLPESLEQYDVMLTKDDAVKNMYRAGPAGIRTTQAFSQDCRWDTLDDDRAEGCIRSLEHAYSKDGGLAVLYGNFAENGCIVKTAGVDDSILKFTGPAKVYESQDEAVDAILGGKVVEGDVVVIRYEGPKGGPGMQEMLYPTTFLKSMGLGKACALITDGRFSGGTSGLSIGHVSPEAASGGNIAIIEDGDLIEIDIPNRGIQLKLSDQEIAARREAQEARGDKAWTPKDRQREVSFALRAYASLATSADKGAVRDKSKLGG; encoded by the coding sequence ATGCCTAAGTATCGTTCAGCCACCACCACCCACGGCCGTAATATGGCGGGTGCCCGCGCACTGTGGCGCGCCACCGGAATGACCGACGCCGATTTCGGCAAGCCAATTATCGCCGTGGTGAACTCCTTCACCCAGTTTGTGCCGGGCCACGTGCACCTGCGCGATCTCGGTAAGCTGGTTGCCGAGCAAATCGAAGCCTCCGGCGGCGTGGCGAAAGAGTTCAACACCATTGCGGTGGATGACGGTATCGCAATGGGCCACGGGGGGATGCTCTATTCGCTGCCGTCGCGCGAGCTGATCGCCGACTCGGTGGAGTATATGGTTAACGCCCACTGCGCCGATGCGATGGTCTGTATCTCCAACTGCGACAAAATCACCCCGGGGATGCTGATGGCCTCCCTGCGTCTGAACATTCCGGTGATCTTCGTTTCCGGCGGCCCGATGGAAGCGGGGAAAACCAAGCTTTCCGACAAAATCATCAAGCTCGACCTGGTCGATGCGATGATCCAGGGCGCGGACCCGAAAGTCTCTGACGAGCAGAGCGACCAGGTGGAACGCTCCGCGTGCCCGACCTGCGGCTCCTGTTCCGGGATGTTCACCGCCAACTCCATGAACTGCCTGACCGAAGCGCTGGGCCTGTCTCAGCCGGGCAACGGCTCGCTGCTGGCGACCCACGCCGACCGTAAGCAGCTGTTCCTTAACGCGGGCAAGCGCATCGTTGAGCTGACCAAACGCTACTACGAGCAGGACGACGCCAGCGCGCTGCCGCGTAACATCGCCAGTAAAGCGGCGTTCGAAAACGCCATGACGCTGGATATCGCCATGGGCGGTTCCACCAACACCGTTCTGCACCTGCTGGCCGCCGCGCAGGAAGCTGAAATCGACTTCACCATGAGCGACATCGACAAGCTCTCCCGCAAAGTGCCGCAGCTGTGTAAAGTCGCGCCGAGTACCCAGAAGTACCACATGGAAGATGTCCACCGTGCGGGTGGCGTGATTGGTATTCTCGGCGAGCTGGATCGCGCCGGGCTGCTGAACCGCGACGTGAAAAACGTGCTCGGCCTGACGCTGCCGGAGTCGCTGGAGCAGTACGACGTGATGCTGACCAAAGACGACGCGGTGAAAAACATGTATCGCGCCGGTCCGGCGGGCATCCGTACCACCCAGGCGTTCTCGCAGGATTGCCGCTGGGACACGCTGGATGACGATCGCGCCGAAGGCTGCATTCGCTCGCTGGAACATGCCTACAGCAAAGACGGCGGTTTGGCCGTGCTGTACGGTAACTTCGCAGAAAATGGCTGCATTGTGAAAACCGCAGGCGTGGACGACAGCATCCTGAAATTTACCGGCCCGGCAAAAGTGTATGAAAGCCAGGACGAAGCGGTAGACGCTATCCTCGGCGGCAAAGTGGTGGAAGGCGACGTGGTGGTCATTCGCTACGAAGGGCCGAAAGGCGGTCCGGGCATGCAGGAGATGCTCTACCCGACCACCTTCCTGAAATCGATGGGCCTCGGCAAAGCCTGCGCGCTGATCACCGATGGTCGTTTCTCTGGCGGCACGTCAGGCCTCTCCATTGGCCACGTCTCGCCAGAAGCGGCAAGCGGCGGCAATATCGCGATCATCGAAGATGGCGACCTGATCGAAATCGACATTCCGAACCGCGGCATTCAGCTGAAGCTGAGTGACCAGGAGATTGCGGCCCGTCGTGAGGCGCAGGAAGCCCGCGGCGACAAAGCCTGGACGCCGAAAGATCGTCAGCGTGAAGTCTCCTTCGCCCTGCGCGCTTACGCGAGTCTTGCCACCAGTGCAGATAAAGGCGCGGTGCGCGATAAATCTAAACTGGGGGGCTAA
- a CDS encoding branched-chain amino acid transaminase encodes MTTKKADYIWFNGEMVRWEDAKVHVMSHALHYGTSVFEGIRCYDSHKGPVVFRHREHMQRLHDSAKIYRFPVSQSVDELMEACREVIRQNKLTSAYIRPLVFVGDVGMGVNPPADYNTDVIIAAFPWGAYLGAEALDQGIDAMVSSWNRVAPNTIPTAAKAGGNYLSSLLVGSEARRHGYQEGIALDVNGYISEGAGENLFEVKDGILFTPPFTSSALPGITRDAIIKLAKDLGIEVREQVLSRESLYLADEVFMSGTAAEITPVRSVDGIQVGEGRCGPVTKRIQQAFFGLFTGETEDKYGWLDQVNH; translated from the coding sequence ATGACGACAAAAAAAGCTGATTACATTTGGTTCAATGGTGAGATGGTTCGCTGGGAAGACGCGAAAGTTCACGTGATGTCCCACGCGCTGCACTACGGCACCTCCGTGTTTGAAGGGATCCGTTGCTACGACTCTCACAAAGGACCAGTGGTGTTCCGCCACCGTGAACACATGCAGCGTCTGCATGACTCAGCCAAAATTTATCGTTTCCCGGTCTCCCAAAGCGTTGATGAGTTGATGGAAGCCTGCCGCGAGGTGATTCGCCAGAACAAACTGACCAGCGCCTATATTCGTCCGCTGGTCTTCGTGGGTGATGTCGGCATGGGCGTCAACCCGCCCGCTGACTATAACACCGATGTGATTATTGCTGCGTTCCCGTGGGGCGCCTACCTGGGCGCGGAAGCACTGGATCAGGGGATCGACGCAATGGTTTCTTCCTGGAACCGCGTGGCGCCAAACACTATCCCGACTGCGGCTAAAGCGGGCGGTAACTACCTGTCCTCACTGCTGGTCGGCAGCGAAGCGCGCCGTCACGGTTACCAGGAAGGTATCGCGCTGGATGTGAATGGCTACATCTCCGAAGGTGCGGGCGAAAACCTGTTTGAAGTAAAAGACGGCATTCTGTTCACCCCGCCGTTTACCTCGTCCGCGCTGCCAGGCATCACCCGTGACGCCATCATCAAGCTGGCAAAAGATCTGGGTATCGAAGTGCGCGAGCAGGTGCTGTCCCGCGAATCCCTGTACCTGGCTGACGAAGTGTTTATGTCCGGTACCGCGGCTGAAATTACGCCGGTGCGTAGCGTCGATGGCATTCAGGTGGGCGAAGGCCGCTGTGGCCCGGTGACCAAACGCATTCAGCAAGCGTTCTTTGGCCTCTTCACCGGCGAGACAGAAGATAAATACGGCTGGTTGGATCAGGTTAATCACTAA
- the ilvL gene encoding ilv operon leader peptide, translating to MTALLRVISLVVISVVVIIIPPCGAALGRGKA from the coding sequence ATGACAGCCCTTCTACGAGTGATTAGCCTGGTCGTGATTAGCGTGGTGGTGATTATTATCCCACCGTGCGGGGCTGCACTTGGACGAGGAAAGGCTTAG
- the ilvY gene encoding HTH-type transcriptional activator IlvY, with protein sequence MDLRDLKMFLHLAESRHFGRSARAMHVSPSTLSRQIQRLEEDLGQPLFVRDNRTVTLTEAGEELRIFAQQTLLQYQQLRHTIDQQGPSLSGELHIFCSVTAAYSHLPPILDRFRAEHPSVEIKLTTGDAADAMEKVVTGEADLAIAGKPETLPGAVAFSMLENLAVVLIAPALPCPVRNQVSVEKPDWSTVPFIMADQGPVRRRIELWFRRQKISNPSIYATVGGHEAMVSMVALGCGVALLPEVVLENSPEPVRNRVMILERSDEKTPFELGVCAQKKRLHEPLIDAFWTILPNH encoded by the coding sequence GTGGATTTACGCGATCTGAAAATGTTCCTGCACCTGGCGGAAAGCCGTCACTTTGGCCGCAGCGCCCGGGCGATGCACGTCAGCCCCTCCACGCTGTCGCGCCAGATCCAGCGCCTTGAGGAAGACCTCGGCCAGCCGCTGTTCGTGCGCGATAACCGCACCGTCACCCTCACGGAAGCCGGCGAAGAGCTGCGCATCTTTGCCCAGCAAACCTTGTTGCAGTATCAGCAGCTGCGGCACACCATCGACCAGCAGGGGCCGTCGCTTTCCGGCGAGCTGCATATTTTCTGTTCCGTGACCGCTGCCTACAGCCATCTTCCCCCCATTCTTGACCGCTTCCGCGCGGAACATCCGTCGGTTGAAATTAAGCTCACCACCGGCGATGCCGCCGACGCGATGGAAAAAGTGGTAACGGGCGAAGCGGATCTGGCGATTGCCGGAAAACCTGAAACGCTGCCGGGGGCGGTGGCGTTCTCGATGCTGGAGAATCTGGCGGTAGTGCTGATTGCCCCGGCGCTGCCCTGCCCGGTGCGCAACCAGGTTTCGGTGGAGAAACCGGACTGGTCCACGGTGCCGTTTATCATGGCCGATCAGGGGCCGGTGCGCCGCCGCATTGAGCTGTGGTTCCGCCGCCAGAAGATCAGTAACCCGTCGATTTACGCCACGGTCGGCGGCCATGAGGCGATGGTGTCGATGGTGGCGCTTGGCTGCGGCGTGGCGCTGCTGCCGGAAGTGGTGCTGGAAAACAGCCCGGAACCGGTGCGCAACCGCGTGATGATTCTGGAGCGCAGCGACGAGAAGACGCCGTTTGAGCTGGGCGTGTGCGCACAAAAAAAGCGGCTGCATGAGCCGCTTATTGATGCGTTCTGGACGATATTGCCGAACCACTAG
- the ilvC gene encoding ketol-acid reductoisomerase: MANYFNTLNLRQQLAQLGKCRFMARDEFADGASYLQGKKVVIVGCGAQGLNQGLNMRDSGLDISYALRKEAIAEKRASWRKATENGFKVGTYEELIPQADLVVNLTPDKQHSDVVRSVQPLMKDGAALGYSHGFNIVEVGEQIRKDITVVMVAPKCPGTEVREEYKRGFGVPTLIAVHPENDPKGEGMAIAKAWAAATGGHRAGVLESSFVAEVKSDLMGEQTILCGMLQAGSLLCFDKLVEEGTDPAYAEKLIQFGWETITEALKQGGITLMMDRLSNPAKLRAFALSEQLKTIMAPLFQKHMDDIISGEFSSGMMADWANDDKKLLTWREETGKTAFETAPQYDGKITEQEYFDKGVLMIAMVKAGVELAFETMVDSGIIEESAYYESLHELPLIANTIARKRLYEMNVVISDTAEYGNYLFSYACVPLLKEFMTTLQAGDLGQAIAEGAVDNAQLRDVNEAIRSHEIEKVGQKLRGYMTDMKRIAVAG; the protein is encoded by the coding sequence ATGGCTAACTACTTTAATACACTGAACTTGCGCCAGCAGCTGGCGCAGCTGGGCAAATGCCGCTTCATGGCGCGCGATGAATTTGCTGATGGCGCGAGCTACCTTCAGGGTAAAAAAGTGGTCATTGTCGGCTGTGGCGCACAGGGTCTGAACCAGGGCCTGAACATGCGTGACTCCGGGCTGGATATCTCTTACGCCCTGCGTAAAGAAGCGATTGCCGAAAAGCGTGCTTCCTGGCGTAAAGCGACCGAAAACGGCTTCAAAGTGGGTACCTACGAAGAGCTGATCCCGCAGGCGGATCTGGTGGTGAACCTGACGCCGGACAAGCAGCACTCTGACGTTGTGCGTTCCGTACAGCCGCTGATGAAAGACGGCGCCGCGCTGGGTTACTCCCACGGCTTCAACATCGTTGAAGTGGGCGAGCAGATCCGTAAAGACATCACCGTGGTGATGGTGGCGCCGAAGTGCCCGGGCACCGAAGTGCGTGAAGAGTACAAACGTGGCTTCGGCGTACCGACGCTGATCGCCGTTCACCCGGAAAACGATCCGAAAGGCGAAGGCATGGCGATTGCCAAAGCCTGGGCAGCGGCCACCGGCGGCCATCGTGCGGGCGTACTGGAATCTTCCTTCGTTGCGGAAGTGAAATCTGACCTGATGGGCGAGCAGACTATCCTGTGCGGCATGCTCCAGGCTGGCTCTCTGCTGTGCTTCGACAAGCTGGTGGAGGAAGGCACCGATCCGGCATACGCGGAAAAACTGATTCAGTTCGGCTGGGAAACCATCACCGAAGCGCTGAAGCAGGGCGGCATTACGCTGATGATGGACCGTCTGTCCAACCCGGCAAAACTGCGCGCGTTCGCACTCTCTGAACAGCTGAAAACCATCATGGCGCCGCTGTTCCAGAAACATATGGACGACATCATCTCCGGCGAGTTCTCCTCCGGCATGATGGCAGACTGGGCGAACGACGATAAGAAACTGCTGACCTGGCGTGAAGAGACCGGTAAAACCGCGTTCGAAACCGCACCACAGTACGACGGCAAGATCACCGAGCAGGAGTACTTCGATAAAGGCGTCCTGATGATTGCGATGGTGAAAGCAGGCGTTGAGCTGGCGTTCGAAACTATGGTGGATTCCGGCATCATTGAAGAGTCTGCGTACTACGAATCGCTGCACGAGCTGCCGCTGATCGCAAACACCATCGCCCGTAAGCGTCTGTATGAGATGAACGTGGTGATCTCCGATACCGCCGAGTACGGTAACTACCTGTTCTCTTACGCCTGCGTACCGCTGCTGAAAGAGTTCATGACCACCCTGCAAGCGGGCGATCTGGGCCAGGCGATTGCGGAAGGTGCGGTTGATAACGCGCAGCTGCGTGACGTTAACGAAGCGATCCGCAGCCACGAAATCGAGAAAGTGGGCCAGAAACTGCGTGGCTACATGACCGATATGAAACGTATCGCGGTAGCAGGCTAA
- the ilvA gene encoding threonine ammonia-lyase, biosynthetic, with protein sequence MAESQPLSAAPEGAEYLRAVLRAPVYEAVQVTPLQKMDKLSSRLDNVILVKREDRQPVHSFKLRGAYAMMAGLTDEQKARGVITASAGNHAQGVAFSSARLGLKALIVMPVATADIKVDAVRGFGGEVLLHGANFDEAKAKAIELAQQQGFTWVPPFDHPMVIAGQGTLALELLQQDAHLDRVFVPVGGGGLAAGVAVLIKQLMPQIKVIAVEAEDSACLKAALDAGHPVDLPRVGLFAEGVAVKRIGDETFRLCQEYLDDIVTVDSDAICAAMKDLFEDVRAVAEPSGALALAGMKKYIAQHNIRGERLAHVLSGANVNFHGLRYVSERCELGEQREALLAVTIPEEKGSFLKFCQLLGGRSVTEFNYRFADAKDACIFVGVRLSRGVEERKEILSLLHDGGYSVVDLSDDEMAKLHVRYMVGGRPSKPLQERLFSFEFPESPGALLKFLHTLGTHWNISLFHYRSHGTDYGRVLAAFELGEHEPDFETRLNELGYECHDETHNPAFRFFLAG encoded by the coding sequence ATGGCCGAGTCACAACCCTTATCCGCCGCCCCGGAGGGGGCGGAATACCTGAGAGCGGTACTACGCGCGCCGGTCTATGAAGCGGTGCAGGTCACGCCCCTGCAAAAAATGGACAAACTCTCTTCGCGTCTCGACAACGTCATTCTGGTGAAGCGTGAAGACAGGCAGCCGGTGCACAGCTTCAAGCTGCGCGGCGCCTACGCGATGATGGCCGGGCTGACGGACGAGCAGAAAGCGCGCGGGGTGATTACCGCCTCGGCGGGCAATCACGCGCAGGGCGTGGCGTTCTCCTCGGCGCGTCTGGGGCTGAAGGCGCTGATCGTGATGCCGGTCGCCACCGCAGATATCAAGGTCGACGCGGTGCGCGGGTTCGGCGGAGAAGTGCTGCTTCACGGTGCTAACTTTGACGAAGCCAAAGCCAAAGCGATTGAGCTGGCGCAGCAGCAGGGCTTCACCTGGGTGCCGCCGTTCGATCACCCGATGGTGATTGCCGGGCAGGGTACGCTGGCGCTGGAACTGTTGCAGCAGGACGCCCATCTCGACCGCGTTTTCGTCCCGGTGGGCGGCGGTGGCTTAGCCGCAGGTGTGGCGGTGCTGATCAAACAGCTGATGCCGCAGATCAAAGTGATTGCGGTTGAAGCGGAAGACTCTGCCTGCCTGAAGGCGGCGCTGGACGCCGGACATCCTGTGGATCTGCCGCGCGTCGGGCTGTTCGCCGAGGGCGTGGCGGTGAAGCGCATTGGCGACGAAACGTTCCGTCTGTGCCAGGAGTATCTCGACGATATCGTCACGGTTGATAGCGACGCTATCTGCGCGGCGATGAAAGATCTCTTCGAGGATGTGCGTGCGGTGGCGGAACCGTCCGGCGCGCTGGCGCTGGCGGGGATGAAGAAATACATCGCCCAGCACAACATTCGCGGCGAACGTCTGGCGCACGTGCTTTCCGGCGCTAATGTGAACTTCCACGGCCTGCGCTACGTGTCCGAACGCTGTGAGCTGGGCGAGCAGCGTGAAGCCCTGCTGGCGGTGACCATTCCGGAAGAGAAGGGCAGCTTCCTGAAGTTCTGCCAGCTGCTGGGCGGCCGTTCGGTAACGGAGTTCAACTACCGCTTTGCCGACGCCAAAGATGCCTGCATTTTTGTCGGCGTGCGTCTGAGCCGTGGCGTGGAGGAGCGCAAAGAGATCCTCAGCCTGCTGCACGACGGCGGCTACAGCGTGGTCGATCTCTCTGACGATGAGATGGCGAAGCTGCACGTGCGTTACATGGTCGGCGGCCGTCCTTCCAAGCCGCTCCAGGAACGCCTGTTCAGCTTCGAGTTCCCGGAATCACCGGGCGCGTTGCTCAAGTTCCTGCACACGCTCGGCACGCACTGGAACATCTCTCTGTTCCACTACCGCAGCCACGGCACCGACTATGGCCGCGTGCTGGCGGCGTTCGAACTGGGCGAGCACGAGCCGGATTTCGAAACGCGCCTGAACGAGCTGGGCTATGAATGTCATGACGAAACCCATAACCCGGCTTTCAGGTTCTTTCTGGCTGGCTAG
- the ilvX gene encoding peptide IlvX, with the protein MTSSTKFCFSRFMTGN; encoded by the coding sequence ATGACAAGTAGCACAAAATTCTGTTTCTCCCGATTTATGACGGGGAACTAA
- a CDS encoding MFS transporter — protein MTYSGRVDIQQVIDESPFSGFHWLLIVLGFLVLAIDGFDTAAMGYIAPTLSTEWGIHKQDLGPVLSAALLGLSLGALIAGPVSDRMGRKRVLVFSCLFFGLASLGTAWAQSLNTLTLWRFLTGLGLGAAMPNAITLISEFAPQRCRAMAINTMYCGFPLGAAGGGAISSWLIPHHGWRSVLLTGAIAPLILTVLLALLLPESVKFLVQRGKDIAQVRRIASRFARSTLDSVTGFFLTEEKVASKKGSVSQLFSMPWLPGTLMLWVTYFMGLVIYYVLLSWMPTLMQGMGYALAESAWLTSLFTFGGTAGILLAGWMMDRWEAHKVVACGFVLTMGLILLLGIEHNHIALFGGLIFLMGIAMNGAQSGMQTLAATFYPTECRATGIAWMQGIGRFGGVAGTMTSAQLLSMQWQADSILMILSVPALVAAAATVYKMLYSRAQEPGVA, from the coding sequence ATGACGTATTCAGGTCGGGTGGATATTCAGCAGGTGATCGATGAAAGTCCTTTTTCAGGGTTTCACTGGCTTCTTATTGTGCTGGGCTTTCTGGTGCTGGCGATCGATGGGTTTGATACCGCAGCGATGGGTTACATTGCGCCTACGCTGTCGACGGAGTGGGGAATACATAAACAGGATCTGGGGCCGGTGCTGAGTGCGGCGCTGCTGGGGCTGTCGCTGGGAGCCCTGATTGCAGGTCCGGTATCGGACCGGATGGGACGCAAGCGCGTGCTGGTCTTTTCGTGTCTCTTCTTCGGCCTGGCGAGCCTGGGCACGGCCTGGGCGCAAAGTCTGAATACCCTGACGCTATGGCGATTTCTGACCGGTCTCGGGCTGGGCGCCGCGATGCCTAACGCCATCACGCTGATCTCAGAGTTTGCCCCCCAGCGCTGCCGCGCCATGGCAATTAACACCATGTACTGCGGCTTTCCGCTGGGTGCGGCGGGCGGCGGGGCGATCTCGTCCTGGCTTATCCCTCACCATGGCTGGCGAAGCGTGCTGCTGACCGGCGCGATTGCGCCGCTGATTTTAACGGTGCTGCTGGCGCTGCTGTTGCCGGAGTCGGTGAAGTTTCTGGTGCAGCGCGGGAAAGACATCGCCCAGGTTCGCCGCATCGCCAGCCGGTTCGCCCGCAGCACGCTGGATAGCGTCACGGGCTTTTTCCTGACAGAGGAGAAAGTCGCGTCGAAAAAAGGCAGCGTGTCGCAGCTGTTTTCCATGCCCTGGCTGCCCGGCACCCTGATGCTGTGGGTCACCTACTTTATGGGACTGGTGATTTATTACGTCCTGCTGAGCTGGATGCCGACGCTGATGCAGGGGATGGGGTATGCGCTGGCGGAATCCGCCTGGCTCACCTCGCTGTTCACCTTCGGCGGCACCGCTGGCATTTTGCTCGCGGGCTGGATGATGGATCGCTGGGAAGCGCACAAGGTGGTCGCGTGTGGTTTCGTGCTGACGATGGGCCTGATTCTTTTACTCGGCATTGAGCATAACCATATCGCCCTGTTTGGCGGGTTAATTTTCCTGATGGGGATCGCGATGAACGGCGCGCAGTCGGGCATGCAGACCCTGGCCGCCACCTTTTACCCTACCGAGTGCCGCGCGACGGGTATCGCCTGGATGCAGGGGATCGGCCGCTTCGGCGGCGTGGCGGGCACCATGACCAGCGCCCAGCTTCTTTCCATGCAGTGGCAGGCAGACAGTATTTTAATGATCCTCAGCGTGCCTGCTCTCGTGGCCGCGGCGGCAACCGTCTACAAAATGCTGTATAGCCGCGCGCAGGAGCCGGGCGTCGCCTAG
- the trmL gene encoding tRNA (uridine(34)/cytosine(34)/5-carboxymethylaminomethyluridine(34)-2'-O)-methyltransferase TrmL produces MLNIVLFEPEIPPNTGNIIRLCANTGFRLHIIEPMGFTWDDKRLRRAGLDYHEFTAVVRHHDYAAFLGSEKTQRMFALTTKGTPAHSAVSYQDGDYLMFGPETRGLPATILDALPAEQKIRIPMMPDSRSMNLSNAVSVVVYEAWRQLGYPGAILRS; encoded by the coding sequence ATGCTTAACATCGTCTTATTCGAACCAGAAATTCCGCCGAACACCGGCAATATTATCCGCCTGTGCGCCAACACCGGTTTTCGTCTGCACATCATTGAGCCGATGGGCTTTACGTGGGACGACAAACGTCTGCGCCGCGCGGGGCTGGACTACCATGAGTTTACCGCCGTCGTTCGTCATCACGATTACGCCGCGTTTCTGGGATCCGAAAAAACACAGCGCATGTTCGCCCTGACCACCAAAGGCACGCCAGCGCACAGCGCCGTAAGCTATCAGGACGGGGATTATCTGATGTTTGGTCCGGAAACCCGCGGCCTGCCGGCCACCATTCTGGATGCCCTGCCAGCCGAGCAGAAAATTCGTATTCCGATGATGCCGGACAGCCGCAGCATGAACCTGTCGAATGCGGTGTCGGTGGTGGTGTATGAGGCGTGGCGCCAGCTGGGTTATCCCGGCGCGATACTGCGTAGCTAA